A genomic stretch from Candidatus Thermoplasmatota archaeon includes:
- a CDS encoding ABC transporter permease: protein MSESWIIQNLRAVRGRAYPRILGAQREPSWIFFDVVLPLLGVAAYVYVYKFMNAPSEFVGFVILGGAMAAFWLNILWSMASQLYWEKETGNLSLYLIAPVSRLSILAGMAVGGLFFTTLRASSTLIIGIVVFNVTLSLSSPIMLIAVFTVTMIALYGMGMMFASLYLLFGREAYHLSSLMTEPIYLASGLYFPVKALGYWAAAGASIIPITLGLDGLRQLFYPSTSAEYGFLPVELELVILAGLSVLFLFLSKLSLDYMEKLGKTTGRLTLRWQ from the coding sequence ACCTCAGAGCGGTGCGCGGTCGGGCATATCCGAGGATCCTGGGCGCGCAGCGAGAGCCGAGCTGGATATTCTTTGATGTGGTTCTGCCGCTTCTAGGGGTCGCCGCCTATGTCTATGTCTACAAGTTCATGAACGCCCCATCCGAATTTGTCGGTTTCGTCATCCTTGGCGGGGCCATGGCGGCCTTCTGGCTCAACATTCTCTGGAGCATGGCGTCGCAGCTTTATTGGGAGAAGGAGACGGGGAACCTGTCTCTGTACCTCATAGCTCCTGTCTCGAGGTTGTCGATCCTAGCGGGCATGGCCGTCGGTGGACTATTTTTCACGACTCTACGCGCGTCCTCCACTCTCATCATCGGCATAGTGGTGTTCAATGTGACGCTCTCGTTGTCAAGCCCGATCATGTTGATCGCAGTCTTCACGGTGACGATGATCGCCCTCTACGGCATGGGCATGATGTTCGCCTCGCTCTACCTGTTGTTCGGCCGCGAAGCCTATCACCTGTCGAGTCTGATGACAGAACCGATATACCTCGCGTCCGGGTTATATTTCCCCGTCAAGGCCCTGGGATATTGGGCCGCTGCCGGTGCGTCGATAATACCGATCACCCTTGGGCTGGACGGTCTGAGGCAGCTGTTTTATCCATCAACCAGCGCGGAGTACGGTTTCCTACCAGTCGAGCTTGAACTGGTCATACTTGCCGGGCTCTCCGTGCTCTTCCTATTTCTGTCCAAGCTGTCGCTCGATTACATGGAGAAGCTGGGAAAGACCACCGGGAGGCTGACCTTGAGATGGCAGTGA
- a CDS encoding ABC transporter permease, giving the protein MAVRGDIRTFKNAAWLGWQMEANWTDPFLFATYSIVKPIAGTLILVFMYLVITDGKTDTLFFSYMYVGNAFYMYVADVLFGVTWVIHDDREHYMTLKQVYIAPISFYMYIFGRAAIKIAITSIGVLLTLIFGVLVLGVDINFGAIDWPIFVLALILGLACICIMGLALGGISFLTAKHGQGINEGVAGIFFVLAGVIFPITILPGWAQSISRLLPITYWMEAVRRGLEPAVIAGLPGSTGLQDFSNLQLMLALLFSTVAFLFISHSIFKYADKVARRKGKIDWTSAY; this is encoded by the coding sequence ATGGCAGTGAGAGGCGACATCAGGACCTTCAAGAACGCTGCCTGGCTCGGCTGGCAGATGGAGGCCAACTGGACCGATCCTTTTCTCTTCGCCACCTATTCGATCGTCAAGCCCATCGCCGGAACTCTCATCCTGGTGTTCATGTACCTCGTGATAACAGACGGGAAGACCGATACCCTGTTCTTCTCCTACATGTACGTCGGCAACGCGTTCTACATGTATGTGGCGGATGTGCTGTTCGGGGTCACGTGGGTGATTCACGACGACCGGGAACATTACATGACCCTGAAGCAGGTCTACATCGCTCCGATAAGCTTCTACATGTACATCTTCGGCAGGGCGGCCATCAAGATAGCCATCACATCGATCGGAGTGCTCCTCACTCTTATCTTCGGCGTGCTAGTCCTAGGGGTGGACATCAACTTCGGGGCTATCGATTGGCCGATTTTCGTCCTCGCGCTCATCCTGGGTCTAGCATGCATATGCATTATGGGCCTGGCGCTCGGCGGAATATCGTTCCTTACAGCGAAGCACGGTCAGGGAATCAACGAGGGGGTTGCGGGCATCTTCTTTGTCCTGGCCGGAGTTATCTTTCCCATCACCATTCTGCCTGGCTGGGCACAGTCGATCTCGAGACTGTTGCCGATCACCTACTGGATGGAGGCGGTCAGACGAGGGCTGGAGCCGGCCGTCATCGCGGGTCTTCCTGGTTCCACAGGCCTCCAGGATTTCAGCAATCTGCAGCTGATGCTCGCATTGTTGTTCTCGACGGTCGCGTTCCTATTCATCTCACATAGCATCTTCAAGTACGCCGACAAGGTGGCGCGCCGAAAGGGCAAGATAGACTGGACGAGCGCGTATTGA